The following proteins are co-located in the Candidatus Palauibacter australiensis genome:
- a CDS encoding helicase-related protein produces the protein MSLPSHRFRLTYGASDDRLHDFYLPALERSVRYRRSAGYFSSSALAVAAAGVARLVENGGSMRLLCGADLSPDDVNAIMWGESRRGTVENAAERAMLGALERDEGDLESDLEARLEIMAWLVARGRLEIRVVLPVGANDLPIPRPDSQEYYHPKEGIFEDAAGNKLAFSGSSNESLRGWRQNYETFQVFTSWEHGEGQHRIPALEGYITPIERRFESLWRGQDAGWIALPLPEAVHQNLIKRAPAKRRIVDPLERRPSPEERTAFRFVRHAPFMPGASRIGIETAAVTPWPHQNRVIDAVVEQFPKSFLFCDEVGLGKTIEAGLALRQLIITGRVRRSLILAPASVVRQWQEELWEKCALNFPRYERGTLIDVHGGETPLTGSPWEQADHLIASSQLAKRRDRREEVLKPVWDLVLVDEAHHARRREFGTRTPRHNHLLQLLSGTREGPGIKDRTRCLYLLTATPMQVDPVEVWDLLKLLGLEGRWGAGEDYFLRFFEQLRTPPGQRDWPFLLEMTRDYFDTGGRLDPAFEEMASRRLGPVSWNAVKDLPKTIKAPAKVKALDPAARHILGQMVRHHTPIRTFVWRNGRGLLHRYRERGILAERVPKRNPTNEWIAFTPVEQDLYDRIEEYISHFYRLYEERRKGLGFVMTVYRRRLTSSFHAARASLGRRRGFLMDPDAEVSGALSEEDLEQDDLGLDAAEDLAAPDAEARRIELEYLDDFIGELEALTVDSKLEFLKGQLGRIFLSRDSAILFTQYTDTMDYLRDSLRAVYGSGVACYSGRGGESWDGERWILRSKEAIKEEFRKGETIRLLLCTESASEGLNLQTCGVLINYDMPWNPMRVEQRIGRIDRIGQRHDEVHVHNYFFKDTVEAKVYERLSARIDWFEDVVGTLQPILHNVGRAIGKLAMMERDERDAAFGDTVSELESQAGSRDRTAIDLDELVDHSVPASVESASPVTLADIERLFLNSEWTRHRLQPHETIDGAYWLHPDPNNRAVTFRPPVFDRHPSSVELLTYGNPTFDDLLLEVAEPSGDESADPSPAEAGAALVLHDSGSPPVAVCVVKEKSGVYRAATFEEYEQAASKQDANWSDSEGQRASAVLRQARARVEEEATAVSHRMRRAKLRGLREEARRILLHSAHIFEAREGLFAASGLERLRREGVPYRALIKLAGGSIPPMTPSDPYRLSLEGKADAVLTRNLNGLKEQGMEVLRRYAAASEG, from the coding sequence TTGAGTCTCCCGTCCCATCGGTTCCGCCTCACCTACGGCGCATCGGACGACCGGCTGCACGACTTCTACCTCCCCGCACTGGAACGAAGCGTGCGCTACCGCCGCTCGGCGGGCTACTTCTCAAGCTCCGCGCTCGCCGTGGCCGCCGCCGGCGTGGCGAGGCTGGTCGAGAACGGCGGATCCATGCGTCTGCTCTGCGGAGCCGATCTTTCGCCGGACGACGTGAACGCCATCATGTGGGGCGAGTCGCGGCGCGGGACGGTCGAAAACGCCGCGGAGCGGGCCATGCTCGGCGCTCTTGAACGGGACGAGGGCGACCTTGAATCGGATCTTGAGGCGCGGCTCGAAATCATGGCTTGGCTCGTAGCGCGCGGGAGACTGGAAATCCGGGTCGTGCTGCCCGTGGGCGCCAATGACCTCCCGATCCCGCGACCGGACTCCCAAGAGTACTACCACCCCAAAGAGGGGATCTTCGAGGACGCGGCCGGCAACAAGCTGGCGTTCAGCGGCAGCAGCAACGAATCCCTCAGAGGTTGGCGGCAGAACTACGAGACATTTCAGGTCTTCACCTCTTGGGAGCATGGGGAAGGACAGCATCGGATCCCGGCCTTGGAGGGCTACATCACGCCGATTGAGCGCCGGTTCGAGTCCCTTTGGCGTGGCCAGGATGCCGGTTGGATCGCGCTTCCGCTGCCAGAGGCCGTCCACCAGAACCTTATCAAGCGCGCACCGGCCAAGCGCCGGATAGTCGATCCCCTCGAACGGCGACCGTCGCCGGAGGAGCGGACGGCTTTCCGCTTCGTGCGCCACGCGCCGTTCATGCCCGGTGCGTCGCGCATCGGGATCGAAACCGCAGCCGTCACCCCATGGCCGCACCAGAACCGCGTTATCGATGCCGTGGTCGAGCAGTTTCCGAAGAGCTTCCTCTTCTGCGACGAGGTCGGGCTGGGCAAGACGATCGAGGCCGGGCTGGCGTTGCGCCAACTCATCATCACTGGGCGGGTCCGCCGTTCGCTGATCCTCGCACCCGCCAGCGTCGTGCGGCAGTGGCAGGAGGAACTCTGGGAGAAGTGCGCGCTGAACTTCCCCCGCTACGAACGGGGGACGCTCATCGACGTTCACGGCGGCGAAACGCCCCTCACCGGCTCCCCTTGGGAGCAGGCGGACCATTTGATCGCGTCCAGCCAGCTTGCCAAGCGCAGGGACCGGCGTGAAGAAGTGCTGAAGCCGGTATGGGACCTCGTGCTCGTGGACGAAGCGCATCACGCCCGCCGCAGGGAGTTCGGGACCCGTACCCCGCGGCACAACCACCTGTTGCAACTGCTCTCGGGAACACGGGAAGGACCGGGCATCAAGGACCGGACCCGCTGCCTCTATCTCCTGACCGCCACGCCCATGCAGGTGGATCCCGTCGAGGTCTGGGATCTTCTGAAGCTGCTCGGACTGGAGGGCCGCTGGGGGGCGGGGGAGGACTACTTCCTCCGGTTCTTCGAGCAACTCCGAACGCCTCCCGGCCAGAGGGATTGGCCGTTTCTTCTGGAGATGACGCGGGACTATTTCGACACCGGGGGGCGGCTCGATCCCGCGTTCGAGGAGATGGCTTCGCGCAGACTGGGACCGGTGTCTTGGAACGCCGTCAAGGACCTTCCCAAGACCATCAAGGCCCCCGCGAAGGTCAAGGCTCTCGATCCGGCCGCCCGGCATATCCTGGGCCAGATGGTCCGGCACCATACGCCGATCCGGACCTTCGTCTGGCGCAACGGGCGCGGACTCCTGCACCGGTACAGGGAGCGCGGGATTCTGGCCGAACGGGTTCCCAAGCGAAACCCGACGAACGAATGGATCGCCTTCACGCCGGTCGAGCAGGACCTCTACGACCGCATCGAGGAGTACATCTCCCACTTCTACCGGCTCTACGAGGAACGGCGAAAGGGACTCGGATTCGTCATGACGGTGTACCGCCGCCGCCTTACAAGTTCGTTCCATGCCGCGCGGGCGAGCCTGGGGCGGCGGCGTGGATTCCTCATGGATCCGGACGCCGAGGTCTCCGGCGCGCTCTCCGAAGAGGACCTCGAACAGGACGACCTCGGGCTCGATGCGGCGGAGGACTTGGCCGCACCGGATGCCGAAGCCCGCCGGATCGAACTCGAATACCTGGACGACTTCATCGGCGAGCTCGAAGCCCTCACCGTCGACTCGAAGCTGGAGTTCCTCAAAGGACAGTTGGGGCGGATCTTCCTGTCGCGCGACTCCGCGATCCTCTTCACCCAATACACCGACACCATGGACTACCTGCGCGACAGCCTCCGCGCCGTCTACGGGTCGGGCGTCGCGTGCTATTCGGGGCGGGGCGGCGAGTCGTGGGACGGCGAGCGCTGGATTCTCCGGAGCAAGGAGGCGATCAAGGAGGAGTTCCGCAAGGGAGAGACCATCAGGCTGCTGCTATGCACCGAGTCGGCAAGCGAGGGCCTCAACCTCCAGACCTGCGGGGTTCTCATCAACTACGACATGCCGTGGAACCCCATGAGGGTCGAGCAGAGAATCGGTCGCATCGACCGGATCGGCCAGCGCCACGATGAGGTTCATGTCCACAACTACTTCTTCAAGGACACCGTCGAAGCGAAGGTCTACGAACGGCTCAGCGCCCGGATCGACTGGTTCGAGGACGTGGTCGGGACGCTCCAGCCCATCCTGCACAACGTGGGACGGGCGATCGGGAAGCTGGCGATGATGGAGCGGGACGAGCGGGATGCCGCCTTCGGAGACACCGTTTCCGAACTCGAATCGCAGGCTGGATCCCGGGACCGGACGGCCATCGACCTGGACGAACTGGTGGACCACAGCGTCCCGGCATCCGTCGAGTCGGCGAGCCCCGTGACCCTCGCCGACATCGAACGCCTCTTCCTGAACTCCGAGTGGACGAGACACCGGCTCCAGCCCCACGAAACGATTGATGGGGCCTACTGGCTCCACCCCGACCCGAACAACCGTGCGGTCACCTTCAGGCCGCCCGTCTTCGACCGTCACCCGTCCTCGGTGGAACTGCTCACCTACGGGAACCCCACCTTCGATGACCTGCTGCTCGAAGTCGCCGAGCCGTCCGGCGACGAGTCCGCCGATCCCTCGCCCGCCGAAGCCGGGGCGGCCCTCGTGCTGCACGACTCCGGCTCGCCACCGGTCGCCGTGTGCGTAGTCAAGGAGAAGAGTGGCGTCTACCGGGCCGCGACGTTTGAAGAGTACGAACAGGCCGCCAGCAAGCAGGATGCCAATTGGTCCGATTCCGAAGGACAGCGCGCTTCTGCTGTGCTCCGCCAAGCCCGTGCCCGCGTGGAAGAGGAGGCCACCGCGGTCTCGCATCGAATGCGGAGGGCCAAGCTTCGTGGCCTCCGCGAGGAAGCTCGCCGGATTCTCCTTCATAGCGCGCACATCTTCGAGGCCCGGGAGGGACTGTTCGCGGCCAGCGGACTCGAACGGCTCCGGAGGGAGGGCGTCCCCTATCGCGCCCTCATCAAGTTGGCTGGCGGGAGCATTCCCCCGATGACGCCTTCGGATCCTTACCGGCTGTCGCTGGAGGGCAAGGCCGATGCCGTCCTCACCCGCAACCTGAACGGCCTGAAGGAACAGGGCATGGAGGTGTTGCGGCGGTATGCGGCGGCATCGGAAGGGTAG
- a CDS encoding DUF1156 domain-containing protein, translating to MLDSLQHLLKFAWGKSRLAVLDPFAGGGSIPFEGTRYGFDTHAVELNPVACSILRGTLDYPFAFGPSLKDDVQKYGNRLVKRLQRQLRPLFSAVEAGTGVVGVAYIWARTVACPYTGKPVPLAPNWWLARSVASGKAILPSFEENADRATFRVVDVEDGTGPRGFDPAHGTVRRGTGRSPWASDQAIEGDYIKAEAQAGRMGSQLYCVAIKKPRGGFDYRPPNDEDMEAVEMAEAELARKRPLWDARGWVPGEAIPSGLKSDEPRRYGMYAWSDMFSPRQLLALCSYVEALHELTPEIESELPKDRAKAVVTYLGMVLSKAVNYNSYLASWHTGRAVMRGVFDRHDFSFKWTYGEFDASRNLFPWGLDQVCDAYKGIAKLAEPAHRIFKQTEAPVPVKVTRASASDLSHVPDGSIDVVLTDPPYYDNVMYGELSDFFYVWLKRTLGRVHPDLFADDLANKDDEAVANPARFASMGRKKKQLAAADYERKMAASFREARRVLTDDGVLTVMFTHKKVEAWDTLAMSLLEAGFAIHSSWPVHTESEHGLHQAKKNAALSTILLTCRKRPQATEPAWWDDIRGRVRRTARETAEELQGRGISGVDLYIATFGPTLAILSESWPVLTSEVDEKTGEPNRLRPDVALDLARAEVVELRKRGLLGRDTRFDSVTDWYLMAWDAFKAVEFPGDEARKLALALGLDLESDLVAGNRLLRKKGASVVLLAPSARRGRGRVDPDSDMFSVWIDAAHTAMLLYADEGANAAESFLNRAGFRRDATFESLVRALVRAVPRVKKNGKLVRPEARALDGLRLAFFPDVDAPPDPEAKVTQGALPLADG from the coding sequence ATGCTGGACTCGCTCCAGCATCTCCTCAAGTTCGCTTGGGGCAAGTCCCGGCTCGCCGTACTCGATCCGTTTGCCGGGGGTGGCTCGATTCCCTTCGAGGGAACCCGCTATGGTTTCGATACCCATGCCGTCGAACTGAATCCCGTCGCATGCTCCATTCTCCGGGGAACGCTCGACTACCCCTTCGCCTTCGGACCATCTCTAAAGGACGATGTCCAGAAGTACGGCAACCGCCTCGTCAAGCGACTTCAGAGGCAGTTGCGCCCACTGTTCTCAGCCGTCGAGGCCGGGACCGGAGTGGTCGGTGTGGCCTACATCTGGGCGCGCACGGTGGCCTGTCCCTACACGGGCAAGCCCGTCCCGCTCGCTCCGAACTGGTGGCTGGCCCGCTCGGTTGCGAGCGGCAAGGCCATCCTGCCCTCCTTCGAGGAGAACGCGGATCGCGCCACGTTCCGCGTTGTCGATGTCGAGGACGGGACCGGCCCGCGCGGATTCGATCCCGCTCACGGCACCGTCCGGCGCGGCACGGGCCGCTCTCCGTGGGCGAGCGATCAAGCCATCGAAGGGGACTACATCAAGGCGGAGGCCCAGGCGGGACGGATGGGCTCCCAACTATACTGCGTCGCCATCAAGAAGCCGCGCGGCGGATTCGACTACAGGCCGCCGAACGACGAGGACATGGAGGCCGTCGAGATGGCCGAAGCAGAGCTTGCCCGGAAGCGACCGCTCTGGGACGCCCGTGGGTGGGTGCCCGGCGAGGCAATTCCGTCAGGGCTCAAGAGCGACGAGCCTCGTCGGTACGGGATGTACGCCTGGTCGGACATGTTCTCGCCCCGGCAGTTGCTCGCGCTGTGCAGCTACGTCGAGGCCCTTCACGAACTGACCCCCGAAATCGAGAGCGAACTACCGAAGGACCGGGCGAAGGCCGTCGTCACCTACCTCGGGATGGTCCTCAGCAAGGCGGTGAACTACAACTCCTACCTTGCGAGTTGGCACACCGGACGTGCGGTCATGCGAGGCGTCTTCGACCGCCACGACTTCTCCTTCAAGTGGACCTACGGCGAGTTTGACGCCTCCCGCAATCTCTTTCCTTGGGGGCTCGATCAGGTCTGCGATGCCTACAAGGGCATCGCGAAGTTGGCCGAACCCGCGCACCGGATCTTCAAGCAGACCGAGGCGCCCGTCCCGGTGAAAGTGACGCGGGCATCCGCCTCCGACCTCTCCCATGTCCCGGACGGCAGCATCGACGTGGTGCTCACCGATCCGCCCTACTACGACAACGTGATGTACGGCGAGTTGTCGGACTTCTTCTACGTCTGGCTCAAGCGCACGCTGGGGAGGGTCCACCCCGATCTGTTCGCCGACGATCTGGCGAACAAGGACGACGAGGCGGTCGCCAACCCGGCCCGGTTCGCCAGCATGGGCCGCAAGAAGAAGCAGCTTGCCGCCGCCGACTACGAGCGCAAGATGGCCGCCTCCTTCCGGGAGGCGCGGCGGGTGCTGACCGACGATGGAGTGCTGACGGTGATGTTCACCCACAAGAAGGTCGAGGCGTGGGACACGCTCGCCATGTCGCTGCTTGAGGCGGGGTTCGCGATCCATTCGTCATGGCCGGTTCATACCGAGAGCGAACACGGACTTCATCAGGCGAAGAAGAACGCCGCGCTGAGCACGATACTTCTGACGTGCCGCAAGCGGCCCCAAGCCACCGAGCCCGCATGGTGGGACGACATCCGGGGCCGGGTGCGCCGGACGGCCCGCGAGACGGCCGAGGAGCTTCAGGGCCGGGGAATCTCCGGCGTGGATCTCTACATCGCCACGTTCGGCCCCACACTGGCCATCCTGTCAGAGTCGTGGCCGGTCCTCACCTCCGAAGTCGATGAGAAGACGGGCGAACCGAATCGTCTTCGCCCGGATGTCGCGCTTGACCTTGCACGCGCCGAGGTCGTCGAGTTGCGCAAGCGCGGCCTGCTCGGACGCGACACGCGTTTCGATTCCGTCACCGACTGGTATCTGATGGCGTGGGACGCCTTCAAGGCCGTCGAGTTTCCGGGCGACGAGGCGCGAAAGCTGGCGCTCGCGCTGGGTTTGGATCTGGAATCGGACCTCGTGGCCGGGAACAGGCTTCTCCGAAAGAAGGGGGCGAGCGTCGTGCTTCTGGCCCCGTCCGCGCGTCGCGGCAGGGGCCGGGTGGACCCCGATTCGGACATGTTCAGCGTCTGGATCGACGCGGCGCACACGGCCATGCTGCTCTACGCCGACGAGGGCGCGAACGCCGCCGAGAGTTTCTTGAACAGGGCGGGCTTTCGCCGCGACGCCACCTTCGAGTCGCTCGTTCGGGCGCTTGTCCGGGCTGTTCCCCGGGTCAAGAAGAACGGCAAGCTCGTCCGCCCCGAGGCGCGGGCGCTCGACGGTCTGCGGCTCGCATTCTTCCCGGATGTCGACGCACCACCAGACCCAGAGGCCAAGGTGACGCAAGGGGCGCTGCCGCTGGCGGACGGCTGA